The Saprospiraceae bacterium genome includes a window with the following:
- the accC gene encoding acetyl-CoA carboxylase biotin carboxylase subunit: MFNKILIANRGEIALRVIRTCKEMGIKTVAIYSKADADSLHVRFADEAVCIGPPPSSESYLNIPRIMAAVEITNADGIHPGYGFLSENANFSEICRQSGVKFIGPTPEMIGKMGDKVTAKETMIKAGVPVVPGSEGLLKDVKQGIKIANQIGYPVILKATAGGGGKGMRIVTKDDEFEAAWDSARKEAKASFTNDGIYVEKYVEEPRHIEFQIIGDQFGNVIHLSERDCSIQRRHQKLIEESPSPFMTPELREKMGDAAVKACKSINYEGVGTIEFLVDKYRNFYFMEMNTRIQVEHPVTEEVIDHDLIKEQIKVAAGIPISGKNYYPKMHAMECRINAEDVFNGFRPSPGKINSFHSPKGHGVRVDTHVYAGYTVPPFYDSMIAKLICKAQTRDECIKKMQRALDEFVIEGIKTTVPFHKCIMKNEKFKSGDFNTGFMNTFSIDDCIE; this comes from the coding sequence ATGTTCAATAAAATTTTAATTGCAAACCGAGGTGAAATTGCTTTAAGGGTTATACGGACCTGTAAAGAGATGGGTATAAAAACTGTGGCTATATATTCCAAGGCGGACGCAGACAGTCTTCATGTCAGATTTGCAGATGAGGCAGTATGTATAGGCCCTCCTCCTTCATCAGAATCATATCTCAACATCCCGCGTATCATGGCAGCAGTAGAGATAACCAATGCCGATGGTATACATCCGGGATATGGATTTCTATCTGAAAATGCTAACTTTTCTGAAATATGCAGACAGTCAGGAGTTAAGTTTATTGGACCCACTCCTGAGATGATCGGCAAAATGGGTGATAAAGTTACAGCTAAAGAAACAATGATCAAAGCGGGAGTTCCTGTGGTTCCCGGCTCAGAAGGATTGCTCAAAGATGTAAAACAGGGTATAAAAATTGCAAATCAGATAGGCTACCCTGTCATCCTGAAAGCTACTGCAGGTGGTGGTGGAAAAGGAATGCGTATAGTGACCAAAGATGACGAATTTGAAGCTGCATGGGATAGTGCAAGAAAAGAAGCAAAAGCATCATTTACAAATGACGGAATATATGTAGAAAAATACGTAGAAGAGCCCCGCCATATCGAATTTCAGATCATAGGAGATCAGTTTGGCAATGTGATACATCTGTCAGAAAGGGATTGTTCTATACAAAGAAGACATCAAAAGCTAATAGAAGAATCTCCATCTCCCTTCATGACTCCGGAGCTCAGAGAAAAAATGGGAGATGCAGCAGTCAAAGCATGTAAGTCTATCAACTATGAGGGCGTCGGTACTATAGAGTTTCTGGTAGACAAGTACAGAAACTTTTACTTTATGGAGATGAATACAAGAATACAGGTAGAACATCCGGTGACAGAAGAAGTCATAGACCATGATCTGATCAAAGAACAGATAAAAGTTGCCGCTGGAATTCCTATTTCCGGCAAAAACTACTATCCAAAGATGCATGCTATGGAATGCAGGATCAATGCTGAAGATGTGTTTAATGGATTCAGACCTTCGCCCGGCAAAATCAACTCATTTCACAGTCCTAAAGGCCACGGTGTAAGAGTGGATACACACGTGTATGCCGGATATACAGTTCCACCATTTTATGACTCTATGATAGCCAAGTTGATTTGTAAGGCTCAAACAAGAGACGAATGTATCAAAAAGATGCAAAGAGCACTGGATGAGTTTGTCATCGAAGGCATAAAAACAACAGTACCTTTTCATAAGTGCATTATGAAAAATGAAAAATTTAAATCCGGTGATTTTAATACTGGATTTATGAACACATTCTCAATAGATGATTGTATCGAATAA
- the accB gene encoding acetyl-CoA carboxylase biotin carboxyl carrier protein: MNFNEIQELIKLMNKSNLSEFKMKEKDFEILIRTEKYHKGTSTVIAAPAATPSVSVTSAPQMIAQPSSAKAEDVTPAPQPAASSKNIVEIKSPIVGTFYRSPGPDKPLFVKIGDTVKQGDVVCIIEAMKLFNEIESDVSGTIVKVLVEDASPVEYDQVLYLVEL, from the coding sequence ATGAATTTCAATGAAATCCAGGAGCTAATAAAGCTTATGAACAAGTCCAATCTTTCAGAATTCAAAATGAAGGAAAAAGATTTTGAAATCCTCATAAGGACAGAAAAATATCATAAAGGTACTTCAACGGTGATTGCTGCTCCGGCCGCTACACCTTCGGTATCTGTGACGTCGGCACCACAGATGATAGCACAGCCATCAAGTGCTAAGGCTGAAGATGTTACACCTGCACCACAGCCTGCCGCTTCATCCAAGAACATAGTAGAAATTAAGTCACCTATAGTAGGTACATTCTACAGGTCACCGGGACCGGATAAGCCACTTTTTGTAAAGATCGGAGATACTGTCAAACAAGGTGATGTGGTGTGTATCATTGAGGCTATGAAACTTTTTAATGAAATAGAAAGTGATGTCAGCGGGACAATAGTAAAAGTATTGGTCGAAGATGCTTCACCTGTAGAATATGATCAGGTCCTTTATTTAGTTGAATTATAG
- the efp gene encoding elongation factor P, with translation MASTSDIRNGLCLNYNGDIYTIVEFLHVKPGKGNAFVRTKLKSLTTGRVVENTFPAGHKIDDVRVERRKFQYLYNDESGYNFMDNETYDQVSLNAAMLERPDFLKEGSEIEILFHAEKNIPLTAEMPSHITLEITYTEPGVRGDTATNVTKPATVETGAEVKVPIFINQGDKIKIDTRTGAYLERVKS, from the coding sequence ATGGCAAGTACATCTGATATACGAAACGGCCTTTGTTTGAACTACAACGGAGACATATACACGATAGTAGAGTTTCTTCATGTAAAACCCGGAAAAGGAAATGCGTTCGTGCGCACAAAACTCAAAAGTCTTACCACCGGCAGAGTAGTGGAAAACACGTTCCCGGCCGGTCATAAAATAGACGACGTAAGAGTAGAAAGAAGGAAATTTCAGTATCTGTATAATGACGAAAGTGGATACAATTTTATGGACAATGAAACATATGATCAGGTTTCATTAAATGCTGCCATGCTGGAGAGGCCTGATTTTCTGAAAGAAGGAAGTGAAATAGAGATCTTATTTCATGCAGAAAAAAATATACCTTTGACAGCGGAAATGCCATCCCATATTACATTAGAGATAACATACACTGAACCCGGAGTAAGGGGAGATACGGCCACAAATGTGACCAAACCCGCTACAGTAGAGACCGGTGCTGAAGTGAAAGTTCCGATTTTTATCAATCAGGGTGATAAAATTAAAATTGATACACGTACAGGCGCATATCTTGAAAGAGTCAAATCATAA
- a CDS encoding ketoacyl-ACP synthase III, with product MSKIRAAITGVAGYVPEDILSNADLEKMVDTSDEWIYTRTGIKERRILRTPGKATSDMGAEVVSLLLEKTKTKPEEIEMLICATVTPDTIFPDTANTILNKSGAKNAFGYDINAACSGFLYALTTGAKFIESGMYKKVVIIGADKMSTIVDYTDRTTCIIFGDGAGGVLLEPSDDGAGVIDSVLKSDGAGREFLHMKAGGSLKPPSEETVASREHFIYQDGKPVFKAAVTGMVNTVNQVLERNEMTVDQIDWLVPHQANMRIINSVGDMLDIPREKVMVNIEKYGNTTAGTLPLCLWDYESKLKKGDHIMLTAFGGGFTWGSTLLKWHYNSK from the coding sequence ATGTCAAAGATTCGAGCTGCTATTACAGGAGTTGCCGGATATGTGCCGGAAGATATTTTGTCTAATGCTGATTTGGAAAAAATGGTAGACACTTCTGATGAGTGGATCTACACAAGAACAGGTATCAAAGAAAGAAGAATCCTTCGTACGCCAGGAAAAGCAACCTCAGATATGGGAGCGGAAGTGGTCAGCTTGCTTTTGGAAAAGACAAAAACAAAACCGGAAGAAATCGAAATGCTGATCTGTGCGACAGTGACACCTGATACTATTTTTCCTGATACTGCAAATACCATTCTGAACAAATCAGGTGCAAAAAATGCTTTTGGATATGATATCAATGCAGCCTGTTCAGGTTTTCTTTATGCTCTTACGACTGGGGCAAAGTTTATAGAATCAGGTATGTACAAAAAAGTTGTCATCATCGGTGCTGATAAAATGTCGACTATAGTAGATTATACTGACAGGACTACTTGCATCATTTTTGGAGATGGTGCAGGTGGTGTTTTGCTGGAGCCTTCAGACGATGGCGCTGGAGTCATTGATTCTGTATTAAAGTCTGATGGAGCAGGGCGGGAATTTTTACATATGAAAGCTGGAGGATCGTTAAAGCCACCTTCTGAAGAAACCGTAGCAAGTCGGGAACATTTTATATATCAGGACGGTAAACCTGTATTCAAAGCAGCTGTAACCGGTATGGTCAACACCGTCAATCAAGTACTGGAAAGAAATGAAATGACGGTCGACCAAATAGATTGGTTAGTACCCCACCAGGCCAATATGCGTATCATAAACTCTGTAGGAGATATGCTCGATATACCAAGAGAAAAAGTGATGGTCAATATTGAAAAATATGGCAACACCACCGCTGGTACTTTACCACTGTGTTTATGGGATTACGAGTCCAAACTCAAAAAAGGTGATCATATTATGTTGACAGCTTTTGGTGGAGGATTTACCTGGGGAAGTACTTTATTAAAATGGCATTATAATTCTAAATAA
- a CDS encoding thioredoxin family protein, whose product MKSIFIIPAFLTMLFNPTLSKAALPQVEISAELISEARKRAAAEGRLLFADFHAVWCSPCQWMEKNTYSNQTVTDMLEQNYVRVKIDIDEAEGYKLKKDYDIKYLPTILIFNSDGKLVDRIEETLSPLKMTEILSKHNTLINKTIIRHDLNTAPSLIYSDEFISESMNKMSDDYKKHFLVKQTNKMFRVQVGVFSSYQKAEQMVKTLTDLTDDPISVVSEYTDGNPVFKVRMGQFDTPEEAGDYKTKLLAEHNLNGIVN is encoded by the coding sequence ATGAAATCAATATTCATTATTCCTGCATTTTTAACGATGCTTTTTAATCCAACTTTATCAAAGGCGGCTTTGCCACAAGTGGAGATTTCTGCTGAATTAATAAGTGAAGCCAGAAAAAGAGCCGCAGCAGAAGGCAGATTACTTTTTGCAGATTTTCATGCTGTCTGGTGTAGTCCCTGCCAATGGATGGAAAAAAACACATACTCCAACCAAACTGTAACAGATATGCTGGAACAGAATTATGTAAGAGTAAAAATAGATATAGATGAAGCAGAAGGGTATAAGCTCAAAAAAGACTATGATATAAAATATTTGCCCACTATCCTCATATTCAATTCTGATGGAAAGCTTGTAGATCGCATTGAAGAAACTTTATCTCCATTAAAAATGACTGAAATTCTTAGTAAACATAATACCTTAATCAATAAAACCATCATCAGGCACGATTTAAATACGGCTCCTTCATTGATATACTCTGATGAATTTATTTCAGAGAGCATGAACAAAATGTCTGATGACTATAAAAAACATTTTTTGGTAAAACAAACAAACAAAATGTTTAGGGTGCAGGTGGGCGTGTTTTCATCTTATCAAAAAGCAGAACAAATGGTCAAAACATTGACTGATCTGACGGATGATCCGATAAGCGTCGTCAGCGAATATACCGACGGAAATCCGGTATTCAAAGTCAGAATGGGCCAATTTGATACTCCGGAAGAAGCCGGAGATTATAAAACAAAACTTTTAGCAGAACATAACCTGAATGGTATAGTTAATTGA
- a CDS encoding imidazolonepropionase, giving the protein MKATLIKNIGKIYGIHDKPFLKGSAMSFSGIIENGYIVIENDKISSFGPMDQAPENIRNVIDADGGLVMPAWCDSHTHIVYAASREGEYTIRLKGATYEEIAANGGGILNSAKKLQQTSEDALFESASLRLNEVIASGTGAIEIKSGYGLTTEDELKMLRVIRRLKENSPAAIKATFLGAHAIPAAYQNNRDKYIDLIIDEMIPKVAGEGLADYCDVFCDKGFFTTAETDTILKSASKYGLKAKIHANELANSGGVQTGIKNKAISVDHLERIGDEEINALLSSNTIPTVLPSCSFFLNIPFAPARKMIDSGLGIAIATDYNPGSSPSGNIPLLMALACNHMRLTPQEAFHGVTINGAAAMEISHSLGSISPGKIANLIITKKIPSLEYFIYAFGTNHISKVILNGKLHNTN; this is encoded by the coding sequence ATGAAAGCAACTCTGATCAAAAACATAGGTAAAATCTATGGTATCCATGATAAGCCGTTCCTCAAAGGATCGGCTATGTCATTTTCAGGCATTATTGAAAACGGATACATCGTCATAGAAAATGATAAGATTTCCTCATTCGGACCTATGGATCAGGCTCCTGAAAATATCAGAAATGTGATCGATGCAGATGGTGGTCTGGTGATGCCGGCTTGGTGCGATAGTCATACACATATCGTGTACGCAGCATCACGTGAAGGCGAATATACTATTCGTCTGAAAGGGGCAACATATGAAGAAATTGCTGCAAATGGCGGAGGAATACTCAATTCCGCAAAAAAATTACAGCAAACTTCTGAAGATGCTCTGTTTGAATCAGCTTCCCTGAGGCTCAATGAAGTCATAGCTTCAGGTACAGGTGCTATCGAAATAAAAAGCGGATACGGGCTCACTACTGAAGACGAACTAAAAATGCTTCGCGTCATAAGGAGGCTAAAAGAAAACAGTCCTGCAGCGATTAAAGCTACTTTTCTCGGCGCACACGCCATACCTGCAGCTTACCAGAATAACAGAGATAAATATATAGATCTGATCATCGATGAGATGATACCAAAAGTAGCCGGCGAAGGCTTGGCAGATTACTGTGATGTGTTTTGTGACAAAGGATTTTTTACCACCGCAGAAACAGACACTATTCTGAAGTCAGCATCAAAATATGGCCTTAAAGCAAAAATTCATGCCAATGAATTAGCTAACTCAGGAGGTGTTCAGACTGGTATCAAAAACAAGGCTATTTCTGTTGATCACCTTGAGCGGATCGGAGATGAAGAAATCAATGCACTTTTGAGCTCAAATACTATTCCTACAGTATTGCCCTCATGTTCATTTTTTCTCAATATACCATTTGCACCTGCCAGAAAGATGATTGATAGCGGACTGGGTATCGCTATAGCAACTGATTATAATCCAGGCTCAAGTCCATCCGGCAACATTCCGCTATTGATGGCACTCGCTTGCAATCATATGAGACTCACTCCCCAGGAAGCATTTCATGGCGTCACTATCAATGGGGCTGCAGCAATGGAAATCAGTCATAGCTTAGGCAGTATTAGCCCGGGCAAAATTGCAAATCTGATCATCACAAAAAAAATACCATCACTTGAATATTTTATATATGCCTTTGGGACCAATCATATATCCAAGGTTATATTAAACGGAAAACTGCATAATACAAACTGA
- a CDS encoding polyprenyl synthetase family protein, whose product MIDFSRYHSLFTDYLQKHPLVKVPHTLYEPADYILALGGKRLRPVFALMGSDLYSQNTAGALKVAMAVEVFHNFTLVHDDIMDQSDIRRGKPTVHKKYDINTAILSGDVMLIKSYEYLLDHSDPVLVKSLLTEFNKMAVEVCEGQQYDVDFENRDDVTIQQYLHMITLKTAVLLACSLKMGAMVGGASESDCTHLYEFAKNYGIAFQLQDDYLDTFGNADEVGKKIGGDIIKNKKTYLYLKALELCDDHQQQTLRHLYSELNVSISDDEKITTVTQIFRKTHVEEYSKQLIEVYRDLAYSHLSACKIDENSRNQIGEYMNGLLFRKY is encoded by the coding sequence ATGATTGATTTTAGCAGGTATCATAGTTTATTTACAGATTATCTCCAAAAACATCCTTTAGTCAAGGTGCCCCATACGCTTTATGAACCTGCTGACTATATACTGGCCCTCGGTGGCAAAAGGTTGAGACCCGTATTTGCTTTGATGGGAAGTGATTTGTACAGTCAAAACACTGCAGGTGCTCTGAAAGTAGCTATGGCTGTAGAAGTATTTCACAATTTTACTTTGGTACATGACGATATCATGGATCAGTCAGACATCAGAAGGGGCAAACCCACTGTGCATAAAAAATACGATATCAACACGGCTATACTCTCCGGTGATGTAATGCTGATTAAATCCTATGAATATCTGCTGGATCACAGTGACCCGGTTTTAGTAAAATCTTTGCTCACTGAATTCAACAAAATGGCTGTAGAAGTCTGTGAAGGTCAGCAATATGATGTGGATTTTGAAAATCGTGACGATGTCACTATTCAGCAATATTTACATATGATCACATTAAAAACAGCTGTCCTCCTTGCCTGTTCACTAAAAATGGGTGCTATGGTAGGAGGTGCATCAGAAAGTGACTGTACACACTTGTATGAATTTGCCAAGAATTACGGCATAGCTTTCCAGCTGCAGGATGATTATCTGGATACATTTGGCAACGCTGATGAAGTCGGTAAAAAAATAGGAGGTGACATTATCAAAAACAAAAAAACATATCTTTATCTTAAAGCACTTGAGTTGTGTGATGATCATCAACAGCAAACACTTCGACACTTATATTCTGAACTAAATGTATCTATCTCCGATGATGAAAAAATTACGACTGTAACACAAATATTCAGAAAAACACACGTTGAAGAATACAGCAAACAATTGATCGAGGTGTACAGAGATCTTGCATATTCACATCTGAGTGCATGTAAGATTGACGAAAACAGTAGAAATCAGATAGGAGAATATATGAATGGTCTATTGTTCAGAAAGTATTAA
- a CDS encoding caspase family protein, translating to MKHRILILFGLVLIGIQNISAMELNSRSCSLSQPIFDTNINLKISDRPTGLVTVKAVLVICDHYESPDNNNIAQSLRVDLATLNQMLDIIEKRNIVKVEKTVLQGTKATKTNIVTTLKAIQNDKDDIIMYYFTGHGFMEKGKTFMLTSDEKNLGRDEVASIIESKKSRLNMLITDCCSNAIDNLTMARSINRSGQKIAAGDFDQIYKDLFLGYEGFMHLSAATEGEKAFSNNDLGGFFTYHFIKEGLIKKPVNNWAEIFTDSKNKTSQLFMKMDDQSKSNLAAEGIKNQTAKAYSLPKAKSSIISKAPVNTGTIPKGTINIFNYTENNVSFFIDNNDPSKEWEESKVIDMSVDAGKSVLINQGIAIVGYEFEDQDYYFELENGDYFLAIDEVGSLEMFVKDPDINQTNFASVAFMDYKSFFVGQWEWDDAKSGEVIVTDFDADTFVDMYTTEANNQTGTWMVRKQEIEGYDYNFISFIYDNEGTPLLLDYLIDYDDEFPDQVQLIFISAFEGDKQMTYEEAEQFLEPSVIMYRVP from the coding sequence ATGAAACATAGAATTCTAATTCTTTTCGGCTTAGTTTTAATAGGTATACAAAACATATCTGCTATGGAATTAAATAGTAGGTCATGTTCTTTGAGCCAACCCATATTTGATACTAACATAAATCTGAAAATATCCGATAGACCAACAGGTCTTGTCACGGTCAAGGCGGTGCTGGTCATTTGTGATCATTATGAGTCACCGGACAATAATAACATCGCTCAAAGTCTTAGAGTTGACTTAGCTACATTAAACCAGATGTTGGATATCATAGAAAAAAGAAATATTGTCAAAGTGGAGAAAACAGTTCTTCAGGGTACAAAAGCAACAAAGACTAATATTGTTACCACACTCAAAGCAATTCAAAACGATAAGGACGACATCATCATGTATTACTTTACCGGACATGGTTTTATGGAAAAAGGTAAAACATTCATGTTGACTTCAGATGAAAAAAATTTGGGTAGAGATGAAGTTGCATCAATCATTGAATCAAAGAAATCGCGCTTGAATATGCTTATTACTGATTGTTGTTCAAATGCCATTGATAATTTAACTATGGCCAGAAGTATAAACAGAAGTGGTCAAAAAATTGCTGCAGGTGATTTTGATCAAATTTATAAGGATTTGTTTTTGGGGTACGAGGGTTTTATGCATTTATCAGCAGCAACTGAAGGCGAAAAAGCATTTTCAAATAATGATTTAGGTGGTTTTTTTACTTATCATTTTATAAAAGAGGGCCTGATCAAGAAGCCGGTTAATAATTGGGCAGAGATTTTTACAGATTCTAAAAATAAGACGTCTCAGTTGTTTATGAAAATGGATGATCAAAGCAAATCAAATCTGGCAGCCGAAGGAATAAAAAATCAAACAGCCAAGGCGTATTCTTTGCCGAAGGCAAAATCGAGTATTATAAGTAAAGCACCTGTAAATACCGGCACCATCCCCAAAGGAACCATCAATATCTTCAACTATACAGAAAACAATGTTAGCTTTTTTATAGACAACAATGATCCATCCAAGGAATGGGAAGAGTCCAAGGTTATAGATATGTCTGTTGATGCGGGTAAAAGTGTTTTGATAAATCAGGGAATAGCCATAGTAGGTTATGAGTTTGAAGATCAGGATTATTATTTTGAACTGGAGAATGGAGACTATTTTTTAGCCATAGATGAAGTAGGAAGCTTGGAGATGTTTGTCAAAGACCCCGATATAAATCAAACCAATTTTGCATCAGTAGCCTTCATGGATTATAAGAGTTTTTTTGTCGGACAATGGGAGTGGGATGATGCAAAATCCGGGGAAGTGATTGTGACCGATTTTGATGCAGATACCTTTGTGGATATGTATACTACAGAAGCTAACAATCAAACGGGCACCTGGATGGTGAGAAAACAGGAAATAGAAGGATATGATTACAATTTTATATCCTTCATATATGATAATGAAGGTACTCCATTGCTTTTGGATTACTTAATAGATTATGATGATGAATTTCCCGATCAGGTTCAATTGATTTTTATAAGTGCATTTGAAGGTGACAAGCAGATGACCTATGAAGAAGCAGAACAGTTTCTCGAACCTTCAGTGATAATGTACAGAGTCCCGTAA
- a CDS encoding glycosyltransferase family 9 protein: MVRCLKNQTGAKIHYLVKQSFAHTIHDNPYIDKIHVYKPDSSTSVSSLKAENFDLIVDLQKNMKSFKISQSLGVKTIRFNKMNVRKWLTVNLKINNLPKGKHLVDRYFDALSETGIKDDGEGLDYFIMPEDEFDAQELIKGIPEFQVLVLGATYFTKRIPKEKCIDIISLYPHTTIMLGGQDVHQLAEEISALLPAKVVNFCGKIGLGVSAGIIKHASRIFSGDTGLMHIAAAMQKEIFVLWGNTIPDFGMYPFYGSNHQEKHTNLQVEGLSCRPCSKLGYDHCPKGHFRCMMDIKIL, encoded by the coding sequence GTGGTCAGATGTTTAAAAAATCAAACAGGGGCTAAGATTCATTATCTTGTCAAACAATCATTTGCGCATACCATTCATGACAATCCTTATATTGATAAAATCCATGTGTATAAACCGGATTCGTCCACATCTGTGTCCAGCCTCAAAGCAGAAAACTTTGATTTGATTGTTGATTTGCAAAAGAATATGAAATCATTTAAAATTTCTCAATCTCTTGGTGTCAAAACGATCAGATTTAATAAAATGAATGTCAGAAAATGGCTGACAGTCAATTTGAAGATCAACAATCTTCCCAAAGGTAAACATTTAGTCGACAGGTATTTTGATGCTTTATCAGAGACAGGCATCAAAGATGATGGTGAAGGTCTTGACTATTTTATCATGCCGGAAGATGAGTTTGATGCACAGGAATTGATAAAGGGTATTCCGGAATTTCAGGTGCTCGTGTTAGGTGCAACTTATTTTACCAAACGCATTCCAAAGGAAAAATGTATCGACATCATTTCATTATACCCTCATACCACGATTATGCTGGGAGGACAAGATGTCCATCAACTTGCTGAAGAAATTTCAGCATTGTTGCCGGCAAAAGTTGTCAATTTTTGTGGAAAAATAGGTTTGGGTGTCAGTGCCGGTATCATAAAACATGCGAGTAGGATTTTTTCAGGCGACACTGGTTTGATGCACATAGCAGCAGCTATGCAAAAAGAAATATTTGTGTTGTGGGGCAATACCATTCCTGATTTTGGAATGTATCCTTTTTATGGGAGCAATCATCAGGAAAAACATACAAATCTTCAAGTGGAAGGACTGTCCTGCAGACCATGTTCAAAATTGGGATATGATCACTGCCCTAAAGGTCACTTCAGATGTATGATGGATATAAAAATACTATAA